The sequence aggaggcttccagagcctcttgacaggaggctccggagcctcttgaaggaggcttccggggcctcttgaaaggaggcttccggggcctcttgaaaggaggcttccggggcctcttgaaaggaggcttccggggcctcttgaaaggaggcttccggggcctcttgaaaggaggcttccggggcctcttgaaaggaggcttccgaggccccttgaaggaggcttccggggcctcttgaaggaggcttccggggcctcttgaaggaggcttccggggcctcttgaaggaggcttccggggcctcttgaaggaggcttccgaggcctcttgaaaggaggcttccggaggcctcttgaaaggaggcttccgaggcctcttgaaggaggcttccgagggcctcttgaaaggaggcttcggggcctcttgaagggaggcttccggggccttttgaaaggaggcttccgaggcctcttgaaaggaggcttccgagcctcttgaaaggaggcttccgaggcctcttgaaaggaggcttccgaggcctcttgaaaggaggcttccgagcctcttgcaagaagGTTTCCTATGTCTCTTGCAAGAGGGTTTCCTaagtctcttgaaggaggcttccgagactcttgtaaggaggcatccgagcctcttgaaagaaggtttcaaagcctttcgaaaggaggcgtccgggcctcATACAAGGTGGAATGCGAGCCGCTTGAAAtaagacttccgggcctcttaaaaggaggctttcaagcctcttgaaaggaagtttccaaaagaaggcttctgaacctcttgaaagttggattctgaagattttgaaaggaggcttccgatcctcttgaaaggagtcttccgagctgcttggaagaatgATTTCGAGAAGCGTAGTATAATGCTTCCGATatgaggttttatgagtctgtcaactACGTGCTGAGAAAGACTGCGCCATCTCGCCATCTACCTGGTGgaacttcgagactttgttgaatagtttaAGTGACTGTGCATCGGTGagtagaataaatattagcgacgatggacaagctgtggagtcgcacacactagatgaggttagaaaagctattgacgagctgaaaaacaataaggctgcgaggAAGGACCaactcccggctgaacttcttaAACAtgacagtgagcagctttatgaagttctacaccatattatgtcgaaaatatgggaagacgaggaattgcctgctagctggttggatggcctcatttgccctctctttaagaaaggccACACACTGGAGTGCGctaattaccgaggaataaccctcttTAATTCGTCGTACACAATTATGTCCCTTATTCTGTTtaacaacttgcagacacatcatctgtttattgatttcaagacggcgtacgattcagtgaaacggaatgaattatgccAAATTATGCAAGATCTTGGATTTCCGGccaaactgatacggctgattcgtataacgttggacggatcgaaatcaagtgtaagggttgcggatgaaatatcgacgccATTTgttaccttcttcttctttttggcattacatccccacactgggacagagccgcctcgcagcttagtgttcattgagcacttccacagttattaactgcgaggtttctaagccaggttaccatttttgaactcgtatatcatgaggctaacacgatgatacttttatgcccaggaagtcgaaacaatttccaatccgaaaattgtctagaccggcaccgggaatcgaacccatggtcttgctttgtagccgcttgtcttaccgcacggctaaggagggccccatttgtTACCTTacatggattaaagcagggtgatgcactctcgaatctactgttcaatatagctcTCGAGgggcgattaggagagctggtgtgcaaagaagcggtaccattatcgcATTTGCTCCTGGGATTttcggacgatatcgatattatcggaactgatcgccgtgccgtggaagaggcttttgtgccttttaagagggagacagtgaagattggactcacgatcaataccagcaaaacgaagtacatggtcgctggtaatcaacgtgggttcattagtggtggtggtagcgaaatggtgctggatggtgaaaaatttgaagtggtagaagaattagtGTATCTTAGAACATTAGTGacatgcgataatgatgttacctgcGAGgtaaaaaggcgtattgcagctgcaaatagggcttattacggatttCGCAAcaagcttaagtcccgtagtctgtaaacgagaacaaaactcgcgctgtgtactactctgattcttccggtggctttatacggccatgaaacatggacgttaaaggaggctgatcggagagctttcagagtgtttgagcgtaaggttctgcggacaatactcggcggaaaacaggagaacggtatctggcggcgccgcatgaatcacgaattgtaccaagTGTGtaaaagggctggatattattaagcctATTCAACACggtagactacggtgggctggtaaCGCTATTCATATGCcgaaagaacgtcaagcgaagataatatttagtagaggaCCCGggagaggccgcaggcttcttggaaggccgcgtacacgatggctttgcAATTGAAGatgacctgagggcgctcaatgtccaggacgactggaagcgattggcccaggatcgagtccagtggagaaggatacttaGGACGTACATGTTAATAACAGAATAaaaggcgaaagtatagattttataattccgttaggatacggaaAGCATGGagaatgtttttttattgaAGCGAGCGGAGGCCagtatttgtgatggtataaatcgcacgaccttcctccAAACCCCCGTATGAAGGGAGAGGAAAGAATATCAGTGTAGAAACTGATATGtcttcactggcaaaaggaaggtggtttgatttgctcatataacAGTGCGCGCGGAAGgatttctatcgacgagtattGTCTCTGAATTTcgaatatgacatcagcatctagtcgaataggatttttattgcacagttctgttttctccatTTTAATTGGCAAAATCGGAACCGCTTCTCGGAACTGTGGGCCACGTAACATTGGCCAAACCGCCGGAAAAGTGAGTGAGGACAGTGAGAAACAGGACAGAAAGAAGACGTTGTTgtaaagaaaattattattattattatctttattaaaaaaggttttcggccctgggcagGTTCACCTCATGTGTAAAGAAAATCTTGTTTTCCCCCATTTTGTTTATATATGTTCGCCTTGTCACCAAATATTAAGGGAAGAATATCCGGGAGAATTGAAGTGGAAAACGATTCTGAGGGAAACCGTGCTGAGGACCACTGATCCTACAGTGATACCATTACAGGGGGTTTCAACCGGTTTCCATAAAGTTTCACTCAGTATCGAGCTTTAAGTACCTGGAGTGGCCGATAAAACCGCGTTGTATTGTGATGAACCACAAGAAAAGGGCCGTATACTCACTACGACTCTGAACGTTACTGAACCGACTAACAACTTTGTAATAGACGTTACAATAATGATCAGATTTGGAAACATTTCAGGGTCCTGTCGTAATTGTGCTAATGATTCGCATTACTTAGCTATATGTATTTGTCGAAAGGTACATCTAGCAAAAACTGTTGTGGTGGTACACATATCAGGTAGCGATAATTTTGTTTTCGTGAACAAAGACGATTGTGAGCGTTTTCATCATTTCTTATTATCATTTAATAACAAATTCAACAACCTTTAGTCGACGATCTTTTCGGATGTAAAATGTAGTCGACTATGCTTTGCCATAATATGCACACAATGTAGCAAATGCACATTAAAATGCTATTTCTAGATTCTTGATTGGAGGCAGTGCCGCGTAAAAGATGTCATTGGCATTGAAATATTATACTCCTGGCTATGCACTACGGAAACATTGCATTGCATCCGTTATCAACTTTCTTCTCCGTATAGACTATGTTATGACTTACCCTCATCATCACGTATCCGATGTAGATGACCGACAAAATCAGAAACACTAATCCGGGCGGAATACTCGTCGCCACGTTCAGTAAGTAGACAAGTGCTGATAGCTGGACGAAACATCCCAACATGCAGGCATAGACGGTCAATTTGAGCGGAAGTTGGCTGCTCTGGGTCGGCAATGTGTCCGGCTGTGAACATGAGGGGGACCTCTCCAGCAATCTGTGCAATAGTTCGTCGGTTGGTGGTTTCGCCGGAACAGCACTGGGAGGAGTGTCTTCCTTGCAGTCGAAGAACTGCTCCAGAGATGGCTCTTCAGAATCTGAAGATTCGGGATCAGTTTGCACGCCGGCATCCACGCAGTCAACCAATCGGCTCACCACCGGTTCATCATTTATCGAACAGTCAAAGCGGCCATTATCACATTTTACTGCAGATTTATCGTCCGAAATTATCATCGACAGAGTGAGTTTAAGGAACAACtgtaaatgaaaagaaattccAATACATTAAATTGCCTTTTAAATGTGATTATtcatgaaatcaatcgcatgGATTTAACATTCAATGGAACGAGCTAAATCCATTTTTGCCATCTTGAATGTCAAAACGCCCTTTTGAACAAACGACATTCGACCAATTGTCATAAATTAATTTCCACTGTATTGCCGCGAGTAGCTGCTACTAACCCGAACGGTTTGGAACCGGCCATCCTTCTCGACGGCTGCTAACGGTTCCCTAACCAGCTTACTGAACGGTGTCAAGAACAGAAAGCACAGGATTCTGTACGTGACCGACTGGATGACGCCACGTGTCGTGACGATGAGCGATTCAAACACCGATTTGAGGGCTTCCTTGTTCGACTTGAAGCCTGCAATGGAAAGGAGAGAATAAAATTGTGCAAATTATTTGTTTGCTTTGCACGGCGGTTGTCGGGACGAATGGATCATTGATTTGGTGTAAATATTATGGTTGCAGTGCCATAGAATATCAATTTGAAAGCGATGCGATACTTGGATTCGCCCTGCAGTCAGGAGATTGCGACAAGTCATCACACTAAAACCGTCGGTACCTGTTATGGGAGAGCGTTACGTTCAAAATTTGTTATCGCATAATTCACAAACAAAATGCGGCGACGACGTAGGTTATAACAACTGACGATTGATGGATGAATAAACAACTGAGCTGCGAAATACGTCGCAGAAATGCTTTCTTCGGCGAAGGCACTACGGCGGTTTTACTAAATTTTGCAAAACTAATGGCGAACGTGGTTCCACTTATGTGATTCATGGAGCACCCATGGTTTGATGTCATTCGAATGTTAGTAAACTTGAGTGGCGATACGTATGTGGGATGATTAGTGGATGATAATGACGACAAATCGGTTATCATGTCTAGCAGCGATTACATCATTACGAAATGCACTCTCGTTTGAAGGGCATGTGTGCGACAACGTGATGTAAAAGTAGTAAAAGGTTATTCTAAGAAAAGTAAACTTTACGTCAATCAACAGCAATTCAGATGAAATATCAAGAAAGTCAATGTTTAATGGCGCCATGTGGGTTTTTCCTTCCAATATCTGGTTTAATCTGCGTTTAACCAACAATAATagctttctttttcttccttcctggGATTACATTcttcactgggacattgccaccttgCATCTCAATGTTCAATAAGTTCTTTTTCAGTTATAAACTGAAATTTTGAAGCAAAATCATAAATTTCGTATTCGTATATCAAAAGACTGAGtgctgtttgttttttcttctcgttTACTTTGCAGGAAAAGAAGTGTGGATATTATTCTAATATTGATTTCATAAAAACCCCATTCTCGTGCCGTTTTcgggtatttaaaaaaaattgagtatGTTAGAAGCAGAGgtgtgtaagtgacatttttgtcaaatttaaGTTGACTGCAGGAAAAAATACTTTAGTTttagagctttgcggcaatatattGATATAGTTTATACCTTTGATAGTCTCCAGGAGCCTACGCATCCACGTTGTACCCATTTTTCGCAATATGAACTGTTTTTGGCACTTACACCCCTTTACGTTTGACCTCCtcaaatagtattttggtcatgaCTTGGGAgcccaatttttaataggaaaccaTATACCGTCtgatgcaacttgttacgagcaaatcAATTAAAGGTAAGTGGAAACAAGTGGGGTagagtttggccgaaaaaaactgttgaataaaatattttatctGGCCGAATAAACGGTTGACCGGGAACGACTATTGCTCGAATAATCAATTTATATAAATTGAAACCAAAATTACAAAATCTTACACCACTTACTTTTAGCCGCAACGGAAAATAAGCGCCGGATAGTcacctaagaaaaacatacctctaGAAAATAAAAACTACTTTGATAtggatttttgacattttggcTGCCACGTGATGTATTGTGGCGGTAAATGCTTTGAAAGCACGTGTTTTGTGTACCGCGAATAAATTTCACACAGCAAGAGAGCCTTTGAATGTGATAACAAAAGGTgtcatttttttgtatggtaCAATACCCAAAAGCAGAATTTCCGTAAGATATTGTAATTACTAATtagtcagaaaaaatattttaaataattagtATTGTGACAAGTTTTGTAACCATTTTCCAAAGCAATGAGCAAAATTTATCCGCAATACAAATATCACGTGCTACCAAAGCCTTTACCGTCTAGTTCCATTACTTAgcgaccaaattttcaataatatcaaGTAGCTTTTAATTTTAGGTTTGATCTATTTAGGCGACTACTTGGGCTGCGATTAAAAAAGTCGCACGGGTAGTCATGGATCGGTGAAAACTGATACAGGTAGTGAACTTATGCGATAATTGACTGATTGTgagaaaaaataatgtttgagaATATGgtttactattgaaaatgaTAAGATTTCAAATGGGATTTAGAATCTTAgttagaagtcagaagtgaaaagtgatcagcgagaagtgggaagtgagaaataagaagtaagaattgagaaatgagaagtaaaaagtaggACGTGAGGAGTAAGAAACGAGTAGTAAGGAGtaagcagtgagaagtaagtagtgagaagtgagaagtcaaaAATTTGAAGTGCATAGTGAtttgtgagaattgaaaagtaataagtgaaaagtgaaaagttagaagtgataagtgagaaagtCAGAAAGTcagaataagaagtgagaaatgaagtgaagtgtgagaagtgaagaattaaaagtgagaaataaatagagcaaagtgagaagtgagaaattagaagtgaaaagcgtgaagtaagaagtgagaaatgaatagtgggaattgaaaaatgagaagagagaagagagaaactcgaagtgcgaagtgaatagtgagagtTAAAAAGTAATAAGtaaaaaatgagtagtgaaaagttagaagtgagaaatcggTAGTGAGATATAGAAAGTTAtaagtgaaaattgaaaaatgataagtgagaaataaataaacagaagtgagaagtgcaaatatgaaagtaagaagtgcgaaactcaaagtgtgaagtgagaggtgcatagcaagaagtgagaagttactAGTGGGAAAtgggaaataagaagtgagaagttagaagtgagaaattcgaaatgCGAAGTAATAGTGAAAATTCAAAAGTTAGattttagaagtgaaaagtgataagtgagaattttttttccgtgTTGGGTATCATTATCACTGCGACCAGTTTTTTGATCTATTGTGATGTATTCCCCTTTTTAATATGGCTATATCACGATGCCAAGCCACTATTCAGAATGACCGTCATATGTGACTGGTAGCCTTTTCCCAATCTGGTAGTACATTTCTAATAAACTGCACCACCAGATTGGGtgttgttctccaaacttcatAAGGTTCTAATAGCCCTTTGTTGAAGAACTTTATTCTTTTGTTGGCAATTGCCGGGCAATGGCATAAAATGTGTTCCGAGTCTTCTTTATCCATGCCACAGAATCGACATgaatcatcttgaagttttttCATTTGCTTCAAGTGATAACGGCTCGGACAATGACCAGTTATTAGGCCCGCATATGTTCTAAGATCTTTTTTGGAAAGTTCTAAGATTTTACGGGTAACAGAAATATTTGGTATGATAAACCTTTTGGACTGCCTCGCATCCACATTTTCAGCTCCATTTTTAGAGCA comes from Armigeres subalbatus isolate Guangzhou_Male chromosome 2, GZ_Asu_2, whole genome shotgun sequence and encodes:
- the LOC134218256 gene encoding uncharacterized protein LOC134218256; the protein is MSSLMEKRKFPGLEARSKMFLRSNSFQKLCALAQPMRLKGFKSNKEALKSVFESLIVTTRGVIQSVTYRILCFLFLTPFSKLVREPLAAVEKDGRFQTVRLFLKLTLSMIISDDKSAVKCDNGRFDCSINDEPVVSRLVDCVDAGVQTDPESSDSEEPSLEQFFDCKEDTPPSAVPAKPPTDELLHRLLERSPSCSQPDTLPTQSSQLPLKLTVYACMLGCFVQLSALVYLLNVATSIPPGLVFLILSVIYIGYVMMRITFNQCLPLKQGTEPGHVKASTTATATATTVHPVKPPCKESTTKAKEIHPILGAVRKQVASLLQCKKRLLMAPTSNGSRMSRCDMAPRSRSRPSARMMLSAEDKTISKIKLF